The following proteins are co-located in the Solea senegalensis isolate Sse05_10M linkage group LG12, IFAPA_SoseM_1, whole genome shotgun sequence genome:
- the clk4a gene encoding LOW QUALITY PROTEIN: dual specificity protein kinase CLK4 (The sequence of the model RefSeq protein was modified relative to this genomic sequence to represent the inferred CDS: inserted 1 base in 1 codon) encodes MRHSKRMRSPGTWLDEYSWEERMECRKRRKQDSHSSERENKSRRTQRHLKINEGHYLESRSLNPRLDSREGHTCDHSLHMAYEDNSRGGICKDRDLDWHHYSKSSCRSGRSGRSGRSRRSRHSSRRHRDRRRRRSPSRHRSSSRRSHRRRSRKRSRSVEDDDEGHLIYHNGDMLRARYEIVCTLGEGAFGKVVECIDHSNQGARVALKIIKNIDRYREAAKSEVEVLDHLKSLDSDNRYSCVHMLDWFDYHGHICIAFELLGLSTYDFLKENNFMPFPIEHIRLMSYQIIRAVRFLHKNKLTHTDLKPENILFIDSDYDMEYNPEKKRDERTLKNADVKIVDFGNATYDHEHHTSVVSTRHYRAPEVILDLGWNQSCDVWSVGCILIEYYLGSTLFQTHDSKEHLAMMERVLGPIPTDLLQKTRKKRFVHRCKLDWDVYSSSGRYVRKRLKPLKHYMVSNSEDHQQLFDLVEKMLEYDPAKRLSLEQALRHPFFXLLLQQQQKQQQQQQQQQKQQQ; translated from the exons ATGCGTCACTCAAAGCGAATGCGTTCTCCTGGTACCTGGCTTGACGAGTACAGCTGGGAAGAGAGAATGGAGTGTCGTAAGCGAAGGAAACAAGATTCGCACAGCAGCGAAAGAGAAAATAAGTCCAGAAGAACTCAACGCCACCTCAAGATAAATGAGGG ACACTACCTGGAGTCCCGCAGTTTGAACCCGAGGCTGGACTCTCGGGAAGGACACACTTGTGACCACAGTTTACACATGGCCTATGAGGACAACAGCCGGGGAGGCATCTGCAAGGACAGGGATCTTGATTGGCACCACTACAGCAAGTCATCGTGCCGTAGTGGACGCAGTGGTCGGAGTGGGCGCAGCAGGCGAAGCAGGCACAGCAGCcgcagacacagagacagaagacgCAGGCGTAGTCCCTCTCGCCACAGGTCCTCCTCG AGGAGGAGCCATCGCCGCAGGAGCAGGAAAAGATCCAGGAGTGTTGAGGATGATGACGAGGGTCACCTCATCTATCACAATGGAGACATGCTGAGAGCGAGAT ATGAGATTGTGTGCACTTTAGGAGAGGGAGCCTTTGGGAAGGTCGTGGAATGCATTGATCATTCTAA TCAAGGAGCTCGAGTGGCTCTGAagatcattaaaaacattgacCGCTACCGAGAGGCAGCTAAGTCAGAGGTAGAGGTGCTTGACCACTTGAAGTCCCTTGACTCTGACAACAGATA TTCATGTGTACACATGCTGGACTGGTTTGACTATCATGGCCATATTTGCATCGCCTTTGAGCTGCTTGGGCTCAGCACCTATGATTTTCTCAAGGAGAACAATTTCATGCCTTTCCCCATTGAACACATCCGCCTCATGTCCTACCAGATCATCCGAGCTGTCAGAT TTTTGCACAAGAACAAGCTGACTCACACAGATCTGAAGCCCGAGAATATTCTGTTCATTGATTCAGACTATGATATGGAGTACAACCCTGAAAAG AAACGGGATGAACGAACTCTGAAAAACGCGGATGTGAAAATTGTGGACTTTGGTAATGCCACATATGACCACGAGCACCACACATCTGTGGTGTCTACACGTCACTATCGTGCTCCTGAAGTGATTTTAG ATCTGGGCTGGAACCAGTCCTGTGACGTCTGGAGTGTCGGCTGTATACTCATCGAGTATTATCTTGGATCGACTCTATTCCAG ACTCATGACAGCAAAGAGCATCTTGCTATGATGGAGAGAGTCCTGGGTCCCATTCCCACAGACCTTCTGCAGAAAACCAG GAAAAAACGTTTTGTTCACCGGTGCAAACTGGACTGGGATGTGTACAGTTCATCTGGGAGATATGTCAGAAAACGCTTAAAACCCCTCAAG CATTACATGGTGTCCAATAGTGAAGACCATCAGCAGCTGTTTGACCTCGTAGAGAAGATGTTGGAGTATGACCCAGCAAAGCGCCTCAGCCTTGAACAGGCCCTCCGACaccctttct tcctcttactacagcagcagcaaaagcaacaacagcagcagcagcagcagcaaaagcagcagcagtaa
- the tmem126a gene encoding transmembrane protein 126A, translated as MSENTGSAPGSALNRATMAEILAKNFERLPDADKKFFMYGPMYLGGNAGLGGMIANSLYRRALNVTQAPIASSLPMTVLPFLTTVAVYNAAVCSPLLSGDLNCPTCALIRGGLVGLLGAGLYPILLALPVNAGLATRYSTAPMPQKGNHLRFWWELSRPILKRMRAVLLLQVFFGAFLGSRHHQKYIQLAQMTYTSDGEELKD; from the coding sequence ATGTCGGAAAACACTGGGAGCGCACCCGGAAGTGCTCTCAACAGAGCAACAATGGCTGAAATCCTGGCGAAGAACTTCGAACGTCTTCCAGACGCTGATAAGAAGTTCTTCATGTACGGACCGATGTATCTGGGCGGGAACGCGGGGCTCGGAGGAATGATAGCCAACAGTTTGTACCGCAGAGCTCTGAATGTGACGCAGGCGCCCATCGCCTCCAGCCTGCCGATGACCGTGTTGCCCTTCTTGACGACGGTTGCCGTGTACAACGCAGCGGTGTGCAGTCCCCTCCTTTCCGGTGACCTCAACTGTCCCACCTGTGCTCTGATACGAGGTGGGCTGGTCGGTCTGCTCGGAGCCGGGTTGTATCCCATCCTCCTGGCCTTACCTGTCAATGCTGGTCTAGCCACTAGGTACAGCACAGCACCCATGCCGCAGAAGGGCAATCATCTCCGGTTCTGGTGGGAGCTGTCCAGACCCATCCTGAAGAGAATGAGGGCAGTTCTGTTGCTGCAGGTCTTCTTCGGCGCTTTCCTCGGCTCGAGGCATCATCAAAAGTACATCCAACTGGCACAGATGACGTATACTTCAGATGGAGAGGAACTCAAAGACTAA